One stretch of Lysobacter sp. KIS68-7 DNA includes these proteins:
- a CDS encoding response regulator transcription factor, whose product MRSNEEPAGLVLIVEDNRNISEMVGEYLEGRGFEVDYASDGLDGYRLAAENSYDVIVLDLMLPRLDGLEVCKRLREEARKSTPVLMLTARDTLDEKLTGLGAGADDYLTKPFAIQELEARLRALIRRERRQVGAEVLKVADLVLDPASLRATRAGSELQLSPIGLKLLTILMRESPRVVSRQEIEREIWGNGLPDSDTLRSHLYNLRKTIDKPFEKPLLHTVQSAGYRIADIEQPPA is encoded by the coding sequence ATGCGCAGCAACGAAGAACCCGCCGGCCTTGTCCTCATCGTCGAGGACAACCGGAATATTTCCGAGATGGTCGGCGAGTACCTCGAAGGACGTGGATTCGAGGTCGACTACGCCTCCGATGGCCTCGACGGCTACCGGCTTGCGGCAGAGAACAGCTACGACGTGATCGTCCTCGACCTCATGCTCCCCCGCCTGGACGGCCTGGAAGTCTGCAAGCGCCTCCGCGAGGAAGCCCGCAAGTCGACCCCCGTCCTCATGCTCACCGCCCGGGACACCCTGGACGAGAAGCTCACGGGCCTGGGCGCCGGCGCCGACGACTACCTCACCAAACCCTTCGCCATCCAGGAGCTCGAAGCCCGGCTGCGCGCCCTGATCCGCCGCGAACGCCGCCAGGTGGGCGCCGAGGTCCTCAAGGTCGCCGACCTGGTCCTCGACCCGGCCTCGTTGCGCGCCACCCGCGCCGGCAGCGAACTCCAGCTCTCGCCGATCGGCCTGAAGCTGCTCACCATCCTCATGCGCGAGTCCCCGCGCGTGGTGAGCCGCCAGGAAATCGAGCGCGAGATCTGGGGCAACGGCCTGCCCGACTCCGACACCCTGCGCAGCCATCTCTACAATCTGCGCAAGACCATCGACAAGCCGTTCGAGAAGCCGCTGCTGCACACCGTGCAGAGCGCCGGCTACCGGATCGCCGACATCGAACAACCGCCTGCCTGA
- a CDS encoding HAMP domain-containing sensor histidine kinase, with product MPQGLPRKIRIAFILQVVMVGLAVIAAGWLVSLVIRMGLMRAASESEAKDFFVRLSHDANYGLPHGRNFTSWYVPAGQPATNVPGEFAHLSPGYHDLDSRGLHVRVERQPAGTLYLAYDTQRIDRLMYAFAVLPMALGLIGVVAVSFLTYRVSKRLVTPVNWLARQVAAWDPRRPDIDVLAPHRLPADIGSGEARQLAQALHTLGERVEAFVARERNFTRDASHELRTPLTVIRVAADLLESEALSARGQRSLQRVQRASRDMEAVIDAFLILAREADIEPQREHFAVSDIVAEEVDKVAPLLEGKPVELRVVKRAEPELHAPSRVLAVMVGNLLSNACQYTDEGDIEVRIEEDRVSVRDTGIGMTRETLQRAFDPFYRADQDIGGMGLGLSVVRRLGERFGWPVVLESVPGSGTLATIQFVR from the coding sequence GTGCCCCAAGGGTTGCCCCGCAAGATCCGGATCGCCTTCATCCTGCAGGTGGTGATGGTCGGGCTCGCCGTGATTGCGGCGGGCTGGCTGGTGTCCCTCGTCATCCGGATGGGCCTGATGCGCGCCGCCTCGGAATCCGAGGCGAAGGATTTCTTCGTGCGCCTGTCGCACGACGCGAACTATGGGCTCCCGCACGGACGCAACTTCACCAGTTGGTATGTGCCCGCCGGTCAGCCGGCGACCAATGTGCCCGGGGAATTCGCGCATCTCTCGCCGGGCTACCACGACCTCGACTCGCGCGGCCTGCACGTGCGCGTCGAGCGGCAGCCCGCGGGCACGCTGTACCTGGCCTACGACACGCAGCGCATCGACCGGCTGATGTACGCCTTCGCGGTGTTGCCGATGGCCCTCGGGCTCATCGGTGTGGTGGCGGTGTCCTTCCTCACGTATCGCGTGTCCAAGCGCCTGGTGACGCCGGTGAACTGGCTCGCGCGCCAGGTCGCCGCGTGGGATCCGCGCCGGCCCGATATCGATGTGCTTGCGCCGCATCGCCTGCCGGCCGACATCGGCAGCGGCGAAGCGCGGCAGCTCGCGCAGGCGTTGCATACGCTGGGCGAACGCGTGGAGGCATTCGTTGCAAGAGAACGCAACTTCACCCGCGATGCGAGCCATGAGCTGCGCACACCGCTCACCGTGATCCGCGTAGCGGCCGACCTGCTGGAGTCGGAAGCGCTCAGTGCCCGCGGCCAACGCTCGCTGCAACGCGTCCAACGCGCGAGCCGTGACATGGAAGCGGTGATCGACGCCTTCCTCATCCTCGCCAGGGAGGCCGACATCGAACCGCAGCGCGAGCACTTCGCCGTCTCGGACATCGTGGCCGAGGAAGTGGACAAGGTGGCGCCGCTGCTGGAAGGCAAGCCCGTGGAACTGCGCGTGGTCAAGCGCGCGGAGCCGGAACTGCATGCGCCCTCGCGCGTGCTCGCGGTGATGGTGGGCAACCTGCTCAGCAATGCCTGCCAATACACCGACGAGGGCGACATCGAGGTCCGCATCGAAGAAGACCGCGTCAGCGTGCGCGACACCGGCATCGGCATGACGCGCGAAACCCTGCAGCGGGCATTCGACCCGTTCTATCGCGCCGATCAGGACATCGGCGGCATGGGCTTGGGCCTGTCGGTGGTGCGCCGCTTGGGCGAACGCTTCGGCTGGCCCGTCGTGCTCGAGAGCGTGCCCGGAAGCGGGACCTTGGCCACGATTCAATTCGTTCGCTGA
- a CDS encoding efflux RND transporter periplasmic adaptor subunit yields MASTARKSRLPIAPRTAAIVLALVVLGAAGWWWSARKAAAAEGGFRTAAVERGDIRVAISATGTLAAISTVDVGSQISGQVTDVLVDFNDQVHKGQVIARIDPSTYQAQIAQGDAQIATARANLATAQATLKNAEADYDRKVPLAGQQLIAKGDLDLARAARDQARAQVNAAQAQITQQQASTQTTQLNLQRTVIRSPVDGVVLTRTIEPGQTVAASLQAPVLFQIAEDLSKMEILLQIDEADIGQVKAGQGVNFTVDAFPERSFRGNVQQVRLSATNTNNVITYPVVVTVDNKDGVLLPGMTVNAEIEVSRRDDVLKIPNAALRFKPADDNSGAGAGGPQRGGMSGELPKLAQTLALNTTQQAAFDDALAQMKQRMAARQAPQGAQQSGGSALFGRPPGGGQGGGNANAGGGNASGAMRQKMQERFNQQFAAFRATLDDTQKNKWDAGITALVSARRAPIYKLVDGKPQPAMVRIGVTDGTNTEVMGSDVKAGDAIIVGAERSSKDKSTQ; encoded by the coding sequence ATGGCCTCGACCGCACGCAAGTCCCGCCTTCCCATCGCGCCGCGCACCGCCGCGATCGTCCTGGCCCTCGTCGTCCTGGGGGCCGCCGGTTGGTGGTGGTCCGCGCGCAAAGCGGCCGCGGCCGAAGGCGGGTTCCGCACGGCCGCCGTGGAGCGTGGCGATATCCGCGTCGCCATCTCCGCCACGGGCACGCTTGCGGCGATCTCGACGGTCGATGTCGGCAGCCAGATCTCGGGCCAGGTCACCGACGTGCTGGTCGACTTCAACGACCAGGTGCACAAGGGGCAGGTGATCGCGCGCATCGACCCGAGCACCTACCAGGCGCAGATCGCGCAGGGCGATGCGCAGATCGCGACGGCGCGCGCCAACCTCGCCACCGCGCAGGCCACGCTCAAGAACGCCGAAGCCGATTACGACCGCAAGGTGCCGCTCGCCGGCCAGCAGTTGATCGCGAAGGGCGACCTCGACCTGGCGCGCGCCGCGCGCGACCAGGCCCGCGCGCAGGTCAACGCCGCGCAGGCGCAGATCACGCAGCAGCAGGCCTCCACGCAGACCACGCAGCTCAACCTGCAGCGCACGGTGATTCGTTCGCCGGTGGATGGCGTGGTGCTCACGCGCACCATCGAGCCGGGCCAGACGGTCGCGGCCAGCTTGCAGGCGCCTGTGTTGTTCCAGATCGCCGAAGACCTGTCGAAGATGGAAATCCTGCTGCAGATCGACGAGGCCGACATCGGCCAGGTCAAGGCGGGACAGGGCGTGAACTTCACCGTCGATGCGTTCCCCGAGCGCAGCTTCCGCGGCAACGTGCAGCAGGTGCGCTTGTCGGCGACCAACACGAACAACGTGATCACGTATCCGGTGGTCGTCACCGTCGACAACAAGGACGGCGTGTTGCTGCCGGGCATGACGGTGAACGCGGAGATCGAAGTCAGCCGCCGCGATGACGTGCTGAAGATTCCGAATGCGGCCTTGCGCTTCAAGCCGGCGGATGACAACAGCGGTGCGGGCGCGGGTGGGCCGCAACGCGGCGGCATGTCGGGAGAATTGCCGAAGCTCGCGCAGACGCTGGCCTTGAACACCACGCAGCAGGCCGCCTTCGACGACGCGCTCGCGCAGATGAAGCAGCGCATGGCCGCGCGCCAGGCGCCGCAGGGTGCGCAGCAAAGCGGTGGCAGTGCGTTGTTCGGTCGTCCGCCGGGTGGTGGGCAGGGCGGCGGCAATGCGAACGCGGGCGGCGGCAATGCGAGCGGTGCGATGCGCCAGAAAATGCAGGAGCGCTTCAACCAGCAGTTCGCCGCGTTCCGCGCCACGCTCGACGACACGCAGAAGAACAAGTGGGACGCCGGCATCACCGCGCTGGTGAGCGCGCGCCGTGCGCCGATCTACAAGCTCGTCGACGGCAAGCCGCAGCCGGCCATGGTGCGCATCGGCGTGACCGACGGGACGAACACCGAAGTGATGGGCAGCGACGTGAAAGCGGGCGATGCCATCATCGTCGGCGCCGAGCGCTCGTCGAAGGACAAGTCCACGCAATGA
- a CDS encoding ABC transporter ATP-binding protein: MNAVAKPREDRAAVIETRRLGKVYSEGSEAEVVALRAVDLRIGRGEFVAIMGPSGSGKSTLMNLLGCLDTPSSGTYHCDGVDVASLDAEGRAELRLEKIGFVFQGFNLLPRMNALENVAMPMGYANVHREERMRRAREALSAVGLGNRESHRPSEMSGGQQQRVAIARALINRPPILLADEPTGALDSKTGEEILALFKRLQQEDHTVVLITHDPDVAQHCDRIFMMRDGHLSEEASA, encoded by the coding sequence ATGAACGCCGTCGCCAAGCCGCGGGAAGATCGCGCGGCCGTCATCGAGACGCGCCGGTTGGGCAAGGTCTATTCCGAAGGCAGCGAGGCGGAGGTCGTCGCGCTGCGCGCGGTGGACCTGCGCATCGGGCGCGGCGAATTCGTCGCGATCATGGGGCCGTCGGGCTCGGGCAAGTCGACGCTGATGAACCTGCTCGGCTGCCTGGATACGCCCAGCTCGGGCACGTATCACTGCGATGGTGTCGATGTCGCTTCGCTCGACGCCGAAGGCCGCGCGGAACTGCGCCTGGAGAAGATCGGTTTCGTCTTCCAGGGCTTCAACCTGCTGCCCCGCATGAACGCGCTGGAGAACGTCGCGATGCCGATGGGCTACGCGAACGTGCACCGCGAAGAGCGCATGCGCCGCGCGCGCGAAGCGCTTTCCGCGGTGGGCCTGGGCAATCGCGAATCGCATCGGCCCAGCGAGATGTCCGGCGGCCAGCAGCAGCGCGTCGCCATTGCGCGCGCGCTGATCAATCGCCCGCCGATCCTCCTGGCCGACGAACCCACCGGCGCGCTGGATTCGAAGACCGGCGAGGAAATCCTCGCGCTGTTCAAGCGCCTGCAGCAGGAAGACCACACCGTCGTGCTCATCACCCACGATCCGGACGTCGCGCAGCACTGCGACCGCATCTTCATGATGCGCGACGGCCACCTGAGCGAGGAGGCGAGCGCATGA